One window of the Nicotiana tabacum cultivar K326 chromosome 4, ASM71507v2, whole genome shotgun sequence genome contains the following:
- the LOC107816572 gene encoding uncharacterized protein LOC107816572 isoform X2, translating into MTPSSQFGDTTYTKVFVGGLAWETQKETMRKYFEQFGDILEAVVITDKATGRSKGYGFVTFREPEAAMRACVDAAPVIDGRRANCNLASMGVQRSKPTTPKHGGGRNFRVMSGFQGGFQTAAGGGGLGTAFPSAATFPHYAIQQGIPYNLYGYSPYSLDYTYPTGYYSVYGGAASQYPVYGTAASGVLSSAAAAFYPYMNFGEGNGGGTTGYTAASQGYGGVQYPHHLFQYSAAAINSTGGGYPAQHYGTPISLAPSPALHSGVTMTLRGPIPHR; encoded by the exons ATGACTCCATCAAGTCAATTTGGGGACACGACCTACACAAAGGTGTTTGTAGGGGGGTTGGCTTGGGAGACTCAAAAGGAAACTATGAGGAAATACTTTGAACAATTTGGTGATATTTTGGAGGCTGTCGTCATCACTGATAAGGCTACTGGACGATCCAAAGGCTATGGCTTT GTAACATTTCGTGAGCCAGAAGCAGCGATGAGAGCTTGTGTGGATGCTGCTCCTGTCATTGATGGCAGAAGGGCCAACTGCAATCTTGCTTCCATGGGTGTTCAAAGATCTAAGCCTACTACCCCTAAACATG GAGGAGGCAGAAACTTTAGGGTGATGAGTGGTTTTCAAGGAGGGTTTCAAACAGCAGCAGGAGGAGGTGGGTTGGGCACAGCTTTTCCTTCAGCAGCAACCTTCCCTCATTATGCCATCCAACAAGGCATCCCTTACAATCTTTATGG GTACTCTCCCTACTCGCTAGATTACACTTATCCTACG GGTTACTATAGCGTGTATGGAGGAGCAGCTAGCCAATATCCAGTGTATGGCACTGCAGCTAGTGGTGTGTTATCCAGTGCAGCTGCTGCCTTTTACCCTTACATGAACTTTGGAGAAGGAAATGGTGGAGGAACGACTGGCTACACAGCCGCCAGCCAGGGGTACGGCGGGGTTCAGTACCCACACCATCTCTTCCAGTATTCAGCTGCTGCTATCAACTCCACTGGTGGGGGTTACCCAGCACAGCACTATGGTACCCCCATTTCCCTCGCTCCCTCACCTGCACTGCATTCAG GCGTGACAATGACGCTGCGTGGACCAATACCTCATCGTTAA
- the LOC107816572 gene encoding uncharacterized protein LOC107816572 isoform X4: MTPSSQFGDTTYTKVFVGGLAWETQKETMRKYFEQFGDILEAVVITDKATGRSKGYGFVTFREPEAAMRACVDAAPVIDGRRANCNLASMGVQRSKPTTPKHGGGRNFRVMSGFQGGFQTAAGGGGLGTAFPSAATFPHYAIQQGIPYNLYGYSPYSLDYTYPTGYYSVYGGAASQYPVYGTAASGVLSSAAAAFYPYMNFGEGNGGGTTGYTAASQGYGGVQYPHHLFQYSAAAINSTGGGYPAQHYGTPISLAPSPALHSVCFAVPQA, translated from the exons ATGACTCCATCAAGTCAATTTGGGGACACGACCTACACAAAGGTGTTTGTAGGGGGGTTGGCTTGGGAGACTCAAAAGGAAACTATGAGGAAATACTTTGAACAATTTGGTGATATTTTGGAGGCTGTCGTCATCACTGATAAGGCTACTGGACGATCCAAAGGCTATGGCTTT GTAACATTTCGTGAGCCAGAAGCAGCGATGAGAGCTTGTGTGGATGCTGCTCCTGTCATTGATGGCAGAAGGGCCAACTGCAATCTTGCTTCCATGGGTGTTCAAAGATCTAAGCCTACTACCCCTAAACATG GAGGAGGCAGAAACTTTAGGGTGATGAGTGGTTTTCAAGGAGGGTTTCAAACAGCAGCAGGAGGAGGTGGGTTGGGCACAGCTTTTCCTTCAGCAGCAACCTTCCCTCATTATGCCATCCAACAAGGCATCCCTTACAATCTTTATGG GTACTCTCCCTACTCGCTAGATTACACTTATCCTACG GGTTACTATAGCGTGTATGGAGGAGCAGCTAGCCAATATCCAGTGTATGGCACTGCAGCTAGTGGTGTGTTATCCAGTGCAGCTGCTGCCTTTTACCCTTACATGAACTTTGGAGAAGGAAATGGTGGAGGAACGACTGGCTACACAGCCGCCAGCCAGGGGTACGGCGGGGTTCAGTACCCACACCATCTCTTCCAGTATTCAGCTGCTGCTATCAACTCCACTGGTGGGGGTTACCCAGCACAGCACTATGGTACCCCCATTTCCCTCGCTCCCTCACCTGCACTGCATTCAG TTTGTTTTGCTGTGCCACAGGCGTGA
- the LOC107816572 gene encoding uncharacterized protein LOC107816572 isoform X1, giving the protein MTPSSQFGDTTYTKVFVGGLAWETQKETMRKYFEQFGDILEAVVITDKATGRSKGYGFVTFREPEAAMRACVDAAPVIDGRRANCNLASMGVQRSKPTTPKHAGGGRNFRVMSGFQGGFQTAAGGGGLGTAFPSAATFPHYAIQQGIPYNLYGYSPYSLDYTYPTGYYSVYGGAASQYPVYGTAASGVLSSAAAAFYPYMNFGEGNGGGTTGYTAASQGYGGVQYPHHLFQYSAAAINSTGGGYPAQHYGTPISLAPSPALHSGVTMTLRGPIPHR; this is encoded by the exons ATGACTCCATCAAGTCAATTTGGGGACACGACCTACACAAAGGTGTTTGTAGGGGGGTTGGCTTGGGAGACTCAAAAGGAAACTATGAGGAAATACTTTGAACAATTTGGTGATATTTTGGAGGCTGTCGTCATCACTGATAAGGCTACTGGACGATCCAAAGGCTATGGCTTT GTAACATTTCGTGAGCCAGAAGCAGCGATGAGAGCTTGTGTGGATGCTGCTCCTGTCATTGATGGCAGAAGGGCCAACTGCAATCTTGCTTCCATGGGTGTTCAAAGATCTAAGCCTACTACCCCTAAACATG cAGGAGGAGGCAGAAACTTTAGGGTGATGAGTGGTTTTCAAGGAGGGTTTCAAACAGCAGCAGGAGGAGGTGGGTTGGGCACAGCTTTTCCTTCAGCAGCAACCTTCCCTCATTATGCCATCCAACAAGGCATCCCTTACAATCTTTATGG GTACTCTCCCTACTCGCTAGATTACACTTATCCTACG GGTTACTATAGCGTGTATGGAGGAGCAGCTAGCCAATATCCAGTGTATGGCACTGCAGCTAGTGGTGTGTTATCCAGTGCAGCTGCTGCCTTTTACCCTTACATGAACTTTGGAGAAGGAAATGGTGGAGGAACGACTGGCTACACAGCCGCCAGCCAGGGGTACGGCGGGGTTCAGTACCCACACCATCTCTTCCAGTATTCAGCTGCTGCTATCAACTCCACTGGTGGGGGTTACCCAGCACAGCACTATGGTACCCCCATTTCCCTCGCTCCCTCACCTGCACTGCATTCAG GCGTGACAATGACGCTGCGTGGACCAATACCTCATCGTTAA
- the LOC107816572 gene encoding uncharacterized protein LOC107816572 isoform X3: protein MTPSSQFGDTTYTKVFVGGLAWETQKETMRKYFEQFGDILEAVVITDKATGRSKGYGFVTFREPEAAMRACVDAAPVIDGRRANCNLASMGVQRSKPTTPKHAGGGRNFRVMSGFQGGFQTAAGGGGLGTAFPSAATFPHYAIQQGIPYNLYGYSPYSLDYTYPTGYYSVYGGAASQYPVYGTAASGVLSSAAAAFYPYMNFGEGNGGGTTGYTAASQGYGGVQYPHHLFQYSAAAINSTGGGYPAQHYGTPISLAPSPALHSVCFAVPQA from the exons ATGACTCCATCAAGTCAATTTGGGGACACGACCTACACAAAGGTGTTTGTAGGGGGGTTGGCTTGGGAGACTCAAAAGGAAACTATGAGGAAATACTTTGAACAATTTGGTGATATTTTGGAGGCTGTCGTCATCACTGATAAGGCTACTGGACGATCCAAAGGCTATGGCTTT GTAACATTTCGTGAGCCAGAAGCAGCGATGAGAGCTTGTGTGGATGCTGCTCCTGTCATTGATGGCAGAAGGGCCAACTGCAATCTTGCTTCCATGGGTGTTCAAAGATCTAAGCCTACTACCCCTAAACATG cAGGAGGAGGCAGAAACTTTAGGGTGATGAGTGGTTTTCAAGGAGGGTTTCAAACAGCAGCAGGAGGAGGTGGGTTGGGCACAGCTTTTCCTTCAGCAGCAACCTTCCCTCATTATGCCATCCAACAAGGCATCCCTTACAATCTTTATGG GTACTCTCCCTACTCGCTAGATTACACTTATCCTACG GGTTACTATAGCGTGTATGGAGGAGCAGCTAGCCAATATCCAGTGTATGGCACTGCAGCTAGTGGTGTGTTATCCAGTGCAGCTGCTGCCTTTTACCCTTACATGAACTTTGGAGAAGGAAATGGTGGAGGAACGACTGGCTACACAGCCGCCAGCCAGGGGTACGGCGGGGTTCAGTACCCACACCATCTCTTCCAGTATTCAGCTGCTGCTATCAACTCCACTGGTGGGGGTTACCCAGCACAGCACTATGGTACCCCCATTTCCCTCGCTCCCTCACCTGCACTGCATTCAG TTTGTTTTGCTGTGCCACAGGCGTGA